One genomic segment of Burkholderia multivorans ATCC BAA-247 includes these proteins:
- a CDS encoding lactonase family protein, with translation MIRRILAVRWTGRAVTAVSLLFAGAFAIGSYAHAASPGGRTQLVYVGTQQARIYALRFDPSTGSLAAIGPVAKGINATWVESDPRRPVIYAVDDDKSREGSVTAYAADRETGALTELNRVDSAGRGTTHLSLDMRSRTLLAASYDSGTVSSITLEPDGSLGARASTVRDVGSGPNVRRQASAHAHNAVVDPSGRYVLVPDLGADRVFVYGFDAATRALLPDDADPPRTFSAPAGSGPRHLVFGPDGRFAYLITELSGEIFVLRWEAAQGRLAAVQTVPLGSASFGGTKSGAEVVISGDGRFVYAQDRAEDTLVVYRVDRDSGELSELQRIASGGARPWGMTLDPSGRWLFVANQHSGNVAVFSVDPASGKLAATGATAEVPTAVSVAFVR, from the coding sequence ATGATTCGACGAATTCTTGCGGTCCGCTGGACGGGGCGTGCGGTGACGGCGGTATCGTTGCTGTTCGCCGGCGCGTTCGCGATCGGCTCGTACGCGCACGCTGCGTCGCCGGGCGGCCGCACGCAACTGGTTTATGTGGGAACCCAACAGGCCCGGATTTACGCGCTGCGCTTCGACCCGTCGACGGGTTCACTGGCCGCGATCGGCCCGGTCGCGAAAGGGATCAACGCAACCTGGGTGGAGAGCGACCCGCGAAGACCGGTGATCTACGCGGTCGACGACGACAAGTCGCGGGAAGGAAGCGTTACCGCGTACGCCGCGGACCGGGAAACAGGGGCGTTGACCGAACTGAACCGCGTCGATTCGGCAGGGCGCGGGACGACCCATCTTTCGCTCGACATGCGGTCGCGGACGTTGCTGGCCGCGAGCTACGACAGCGGCACCGTGTCGAGCATCACGCTCGAACCGGATGGCAGTCTTGGCGCGCGCGCGTCGACCGTGCGCGACGTGGGCTCCGGTCCGAATGTGCGCCGGCAGGCCAGCGCGCATGCACACAATGCAGTCGTGGATCCGTCCGGCCGATACGTGCTCGTCCCCGATCTCGGTGCGGACCGCGTGTTCGTGTACGGGTTCGATGCGGCGACGCGCGCACTGCTGCCGGACGATGCCGACCCGCCGCGTACGTTCTCGGCGCCGGCCGGCAGCGGGCCGCGTCATCTCGTATTCGGCCCCGACGGTCGGTTCGCGTATCTGATCACCGAACTGAGCGGCGAAATTTTCGTGCTGCGCTGGGAGGCCGCGCAAGGACGCCTCGCGGCGGTGCAGACGGTGCCGCTCGGCAGCGCTTCATTCGGCGGCACGAAGAGCGGAGCAGAGGTCGTGATCAGCGGCGACGGACGCTTCGTCTACGCACAGGACAGGGCAGAGGACACGCTCGTCGTCTACCGCGTCGATCGCGACTCCGGCGAGCTCAGCGAGCTGCAGCGTATTGCGAGCGGCGGCGCGCGGCCTTGGGGCATGACGCTCGATCCGTCGGGCCGCTGGTTGTTCGTCGCGAATCAGCACAGCGGAAACGTTGCCGTGTTCAGCGTCGATCCGGCTTCCGGCAAACTCGCCGCGACCGGTGCGACAGCGGAGGTGCCGACGGCAGTCAGCGTCGCGTTCGTCAGATGA
- a CDS encoding porin, with protein MGHRTATFACAALTCIAPTLAHAGDEAAADSRFAGTSAVTMYGLIDQGLEYVNNVAQGKNGTTHVFRMGDGTATSYFGIRGTEDLGGGTKAIFDLQGGFMPSNGSSRQGGRLFGRQSYVGLDGRFGRITFGRQYTMRFYAISFINPFGTGAQGLTTLDNGIANARADNSISYRFFYGPFETGVNYSFGRDAVNGNPATAAAANCPGQTTPSNECREYSVMAKYDGGFWGLATSYERNYGGTSGTFGGLTSPKLTDSRFSLGGYFKLSKAKVGVGWIRRDDEGLATPKSNLLWVTGTVPVTPFLHVDGMVAQLKYDHSRNKALVLVLRGEYLLSKRTLVYVTAERIHNYGNLALAATTITAVPTPPAGSSQLSVITGIRHTF; from the coding sequence ATGGGACACAGGACCGCAACTTTCGCGTGCGCGGCGTTGACCTGTATTGCGCCCACGCTGGCGCATGCCGGAGACGAAGCCGCGGCCGACAGCCGATTCGCCGGGACCAGTGCGGTGACGATGTACGGACTGATCGACCAGGGCCTCGAGTACGTCAACAACGTGGCGCAAGGCAAAAACGGCACTACCCACGTTTTCCGCATGGGCGACGGCACTGCGACGTCCTACTTCGGCATTCGCGGCACGGAAGATCTGGGCGGCGGTACCAAGGCCATTTTCGATTTGCAGGGCGGCTTCATGCCGAGCAACGGAAGCTCGAGGCAGGGCGGACGGCTGTTCGGGCGGCAATCGTACGTGGGCCTCGACGGAAGATTCGGTCGCATCACGTTCGGCCGTCAGTACACGATGCGCTTTTATGCGATTTCCTTCATCAATCCGTTCGGCACGGGCGCTCAAGGCTTGACCACGCTCGATAACGGAATCGCAAACGCCCGGGCGGACAACTCGATCAGCTACCGCTTTTTTTACGGCCCGTTCGAAACGGGCGTGAACTACAGCTTCGGTCGCGATGCGGTGAACGGCAATCCCGCCACGGCCGCCGCTGCCAATTGCCCCGGACAAACGACACCGTCGAACGAATGCCGCGAATACTCCGTGATGGCCAAATACGATGGAGGGTTCTGGGGGCTGGCGACTTCGTACGAGCGGAATTATGGCGGCACGTCCGGGACTTTCGGCGGGCTCACGTCGCCGAAGCTCACGGATAGCCGTTTCTCCCTGGGAGGCTACTTCAAGCTCTCCAAGGCCAAGGTTGGCGTGGGCTGGATCAGGCGCGACGACGAGGGCCTCGCCACGCCAAAGAGCAACTTGCTCTGGGTGACGGGCACGGTGCCGGTGACGCCTTTCCTGCATGTGGACGGCATGGTCGCGCAGCTGAAATACGATCACTCGCGCAACAAGGCGCTGGTGTTGGTGTTGCGCGGCGAATACCTGCTGTCGAAGCGCACGCTCGTTTATGTGACGGCCGAACGCATTCACAACTACGGCAATCTCGCGCTCGCGGCGACGACCATTACGGCCGTGCCGACGCCGCCCGCGGGCAGTTCGCAGCTGTCGGTCATCACCGGTATCCGGCATACGTTCTGA
- a CDS encoding ABC transporter substrate-binding protein produces MTQPFARRRFLRNAGLVGLSVAASRIAAPLRARAADTRIRIVSNPGLENATLNALIDEMGYFRRFGVNASIMQVPGVAGPFNAIEAGTADLCMVSGYDGVLSRIERGAPVKIVGAGMRKCALTVYARPGEVESLAGLKGKTVAVGPALGLLHTLMLQLLKEKGIDASQVRFVDKGSNDQCYAAVVNGEADACCASISHRNDGNGLTAIREANLWEALPRCIFQTAYASNAALRDKHEAMVAVMAAYGALYEFLMSPASHDAFFDARKRAQKRFDGASAQAIWDFNQTDRPYSRDLTLTPDDIGYLQDMFVGVGILRHKQPFADVADMSAAAAAAKLPV; encoded by the coding sequence ATGACCCAGCCTTTCGCCCGACGACGCTTCCTGCGCAACGCGGGTCTCGTCGGCCTCAGCGTCGCTGCCAGCAGGATAGCCGCACCCTTGCGCGCACGGGCCGCCGACACGCGGATCCGCATCGTCAGCAACCCTGGCCTCGAAAACGCAACCCTTAACGCGTTGATCGATGAAATGGGCTACTTCCGGCGATTCGGCGTGAACGCGTCGATCATGCAGGTACCCGGCGTCGCCGGCCCGTTCAATGCAATTGAAGCCGGTACGGCGGACCTCTGCATGGTCTCGGGCTACGACGGCGTGCTGTCGCGCATCGAACGAGGCGCACCTGTGAAGATCGTCGGAGCGGGAATGCGCAAATGCGCGCTGACGGTATACGCGCGGCCCGGCGAGGTCGAAAGCCTGGCCGGATTGAAGGGCAAAACGGTCGCGGTCGGGCCGGCGCTCGGCCTGCTGCACACGCTGATGCTGCAATTGCTGAAGGAAAAAGGCATCGATGCTTCGCAGGTCCGCTTCGTCGACAAGGGCAGCAACGACCAATGCTATGCGGCGGTCGTGAACGGTGAAGCCGACGCGTGCTGTGCAAGCATTTCGCACCGCAACGACGGCAACGGGCTCACGGCGATTCGGGAAGCCAATCTGTGGGAAGCGCTGCCTCGCTGCATTTTTCAGACGGCTTATGCATCGAATGCCGCCCTGCGCGACAAGCACGAAGCCATGGTGGCGGTCATGGCCGCGTACGGCGCACTCTACGAATTTCTGATGTCCCCTGCGTCGCACGACGCGTTCTTCGACGCACGAAAACGCGCGCAGAAACGATTCGACGGCGCATCGGCACAGGCGATCTGGGATTTCAACCAGACAGACCGACCGTACTCGCGAGACTTGACGCTTACGCCCGACGACATCGGCTATCTGCAGGACATGTTCGTCGGCGTGGGGATCCTCCGGCACAAGCAGCCGTTCGCGGATGTAGCCGACATGTCGGCCGCTGCCGCTGCGGCCAAACTTCCGGTTTGA
- a CDS encoding LysR substrate-binding domain-containing protein encodes MSELDWYLQVNLKARHMHLVVAIDTYRNLTQVAEVTHVTVPAVSKSLAELERGLGLTLFSRTAHGLVPTPYGECLVRRARELVAILHQTRDELKALSSGTEGKVRIGMLPASASVLLPEALSLLKQRSPGTNVAVMEGTTSWLLPELWQGHLDLVVGRLPPPDTLSSFVEKELLEDPVTLVTGCHHPLARRKSVKWSDLEPYPWILPPPGSILRDPLERVLEAHGVALANNYIETLSIHVVRAHLQVSDCIAVMADTPANDSAQPLHTLPLSLPRLLRPSGVLWNRSRGLTPSAQLVVACLEEAAPRVAARSQRARRSLKSA; translated from the coding sequence GTGTCAGAGCTCGACTGGTACCTTCAGGTCAACCTGAAAGCGCGGCACATGCATCTCGTCGTGGCGATCGATACCTACCGAAACCTGACGCAGGTAGCAGAAGTCACGCATGTGACGGTACCGGCGGTGTCGAAGTCGCTGGCCGAACTGGAGCGCGGGCTGGGGCTCACGCTGTTCTCTCGCACGGCTCACGGTCTCGTGCCGACGCCATACGGCGAGTGCCTGGTGCGACGCGCGCGCGAACTGGTCGCCATCCTCCATCAAACGCGCGACGAACTGAAGGCGCTGAGTTCCGGAACCGAAGGGAAGGTGCGCATCGGCATGTTGCCGGCGTCGGCTTCCGTGCTGCTGCCGGAGGCGCTCAGCCTGTTGAAGCAACGCTCGCCGGGCACCAACGTGGCCGTGATGGAGGGGACGACGTCATGGCTGCTTCCCGAGCTGTGGCAAGGCCATCTGGACCTGGTCGTGGGTCGTCTGCCGCCGCCGGATACGCTCAGCAGTTTCGTGGAAAAGGAACTGCTCGAAGACCCGGTGACGCTCGTCACCGGCTGTCACCATCCGCTCGCGCGCAGAAAGAGCGTGAAATGGTCGGACCTCGAACCGTACCCGTGGATTCTTCCGCCACCCGGCTCGATCCTGCGTGATCCGCTCGAGCGCGTGCTCGAGGCGCATGGGGTGGCGCTCGCGAACAACTACATCGAAACGCTGTCGATCCATGTGGTGCGCGCGCATCTTCAGGTCTCCGACTGCATCGCCGTGATGGCCGATACGCCCGCCAACGATTCCGCACAGCCGCTGCACACGCTGCCGTTGAGCCTGCCGAGGCTGCTGCGCCCGTCCGGCGTGCTGTGGAATCGCAGCCGCGGTCTCACGCCGAGCGCACAACTCGTGGTGGCATGTCTCGAAGAGGCCGCACCGCGCGTTGCGGCACGCAGCCAGCGGGCGCGCCGATCGCTCAAGTCTGCATGA
- a CDS encoding Bug family tripartite tricarboxylate transporter substrate binding protein: MKYWSAIRACAALIGMAAMALATQAYGQSVERFYHGKTVTLVVSADAGTPTDIIARQFARFFVNYLPGKPHAVVMNVVGAGGMVAAASLQSRQPDDGTVIGFLQRNNLYIPLLDPRQNRFDPREVRWLGSLNKVDYCIVSMTRSGVTSAADLTKKKMYIGATGFANEDRTLPALLDEYLGAKMSIVPGYTGRGEVYLAMQRGEVDGWASTIDGLQQGEPVRMLASGKMKVLLHLGWTSPAPFADAPNLSAYITDPDVKALFNLFLLPFDAGRPIAVPKGVPADRLNALREAFAKTIADPAFIAAMKNSGFPPDPIDGNAVEQIVGKLYATPRAQIDAARKLIFSSP, encoded by the coding sequence ATGAAGTACTGGAGCGCCATTCGCGCTTGCGCGGCATTGATCGGCATGGCCGCCATGGCGCTCGCCACGCAGGCTTACGGTCAGTCGGTCGAGCGCTTCTATCATGGCAAGACGGTGACGCTCGTCGTCAGCGCGGACGCGGGAACCCCCACCGACATCATCGCGCGTCAGTTCGCGCGCTTCTTTGTGAACTACCTGCCCGGCAAGCCGCATGCCGTGGTCATGAACGTCGTGGGCGCGGGCGGCATGGTGGCGGCGGCATCGCTGCAGTCGAGGCAGCCGGACGACGGCACGGTTATCGGTTTTCTGCAGCGCAATAATCTCTACATCCCGTTGCTCGATCCGCGCCAGAACCGCTTCGACCCGCGCGAGGTGCGCTGGCTCGGCAGCCTGAACAAGGTCGACTACTGCATCGTGTCCATGACGCGCTCCGGCGTGACGAGCGCAGCCGACCTCACGAAGAAAAAGATGTACATCGGCGCCACGGGCTTCGCAAACGAAGACCGCACGCTGCCCGCGCTGCTCGACGAGTATCTGGGCGCAAAGATGAGCATCGTGCCGGGATACACGGGACGCGGCGAAGTCTATCTGGCGATGCAGCGGGGCGAAGTGGACGGCTGGGCGTCCACGATCGACGGGCTGCAGCAAGGCGAGCCGGTGCGCATGCTCGCCAGCGGCAAGATGAAGGTGCTGTTGCATCTTGGCTGGACCAGCCCGGCGCCGTTCGCCGACGCGCCGAACCTGAGCGCGTACATCACCGACCCCGACGTGAAGGCGCTCTTCAATCTGTTTTTGCTGCCGTTCGATGCCGGGCGCCCGATTGCGGTGCCGAAGGGCGTGCCCGCGGATCGCCTGAATGCGCTGCGCGAGGCGTTCGCCAAAACGATCGCCGATCCCGCGTTCATCGCGGCGATGAAAAACTCGGGCTTCCCGCCCGATCCGATCGACGGGAACGCGGTGGAACAGATTGTCGGCAAGCTCTATGCGACGCCACGAGCGCAGATCGATGCGGCACGCAAGCTCATCTTCAGTTCGCCCTGA